Proteins found in one Scomber scombrus chromosome 15, fScoSco1.1, whole genome shotgun sequence genomic segment:
- the gfi1b gene encoding zinc finger protein Gfi-1b translates to MPRSFLVKNKRCTSYNVHRSYEEDPKASTVTDVPLEVESTDSSDRPPSEGQLSSTDSCTFKNEETKLECPMPVHPEPTRPPVAPMQPYYLTEPPMAEFPPYYKPGYAWETVTSSLERRQMSFSPTVLQHASNLYGTHISRSPQRQQPLDCSTHYSPTSNTYHCITCDKVFSTPHGLEVHVRRSHSGTRPFGCSICRKTFGHAVSLEQHMNVHSQEKSFECKMCGKTFKRSSTLSTHLLIHSDTRPYPCQYCGKRFHQKSDMKKHTYIHTGEKPHKCQVCGKAFSQSSNLITHSRKHTGFKPFGCDVCSKGFQRKVDLRRHHESQHGMK, encoded by the exons ATGCCCCGCTCATTTTtggtgaaaaacaaaagatgcACGTCTTATAATGTGCACCGATCATATGAAGAGGACCCGAAGGCCTCCACAGTAACAG ATGTCCCACTAGAGGTTGAGAGCACAGACTCCTCAGACAGGCCTCCTTCAGAAGGGCAGCTTTCATCCACAGACAgctgcacctttaaaaatgaGGAGACAAAGCTCGAATGCCCTATGCCTGTTCACCCAGAGCCAACCAGACCCCCTGTTGCACCCATGCAGCCATACTACCTAACTG AGCCTCCCATGGCAGAATTCCCTCCTTACTACAAGCCGGGGTACGCCTGGGAGACGGTGACCTCCTCCCTCGAGCGCCGTCAGATGAGTTTCAGCCCCACGGTGCTGCAGCATGCCAGCAATCTATACGGCACCCACATCAGCCGCAGCCCTCAGCGCCAGCAGCCTCTGGACTGCAGCACGCATTACTCCCCCACCTCCAACACCTACCACTGTATCACCTGTGACAAG GTGTTCTCAACACCCCACGGACTGGAGGTTCACGTCAGGAGGTCGCACAGTGGAACACGACCTTTCGGCTGCAGCATCTGCAGGAAAACCTTTGGCCATGCTGTCAGCCTAGAGCAACACATGAATGTCCACTCTCAG GAAAAAAGTTTTGAGTGCAAGATGTGCGGCAAGACATTCAAGCGCTCCTCCACTCTCTCCACACACCTGCTCATCCACTCGGACACGAGGCCTTACCCCTGCCAGTACTGCGGCAAGAGGTTCCACCAGAAGTCTGATATGAAGAAACACACGTACATTCACACTG gTGAAAAGCCCCACAAATGCCAAGTGTGTGGCAAAGCGTTCAGCCAGAGCTCCAACCTGATCACCcacagcaggaaacacacaggctTCAAACCGTTTGGATGTGACGTTTGTTCTAAGGGCTTCCAGCGTAAGGTGGATCTCCGCAGGCACCACGAGAGCCAGCATGGCATGAAGTGA